In Leishmania mexicana MHOM/GT/2001/U1103 complete genome, chromosome 24, a genomic segment contains:
- a CDS encoding triosephosphate isomerase gives MSAKPQPIAAANWKCNGTTASIEKLVQVLNEHIISHDVQCVVAPTFVHIPLVQATLRNPKYVVSAENAIAKSGAFTGEVSMPILKDLGINWVILGHSERRTYYGETDEIVAQKVAAACEQGFMVIACIGETLQQREANQTAKVVLSQTSAIAAKVPKEAWSQIVLAYEPVWAIGTGKVATPEQAQEVHALLRKWVSEKVGADVATKLRILYGGSVSASNAKTLYMKADINGFLVGGASLKPEFRDIIDATR, from the coding sequence ATGTCCGCCAAGCCGCAGCCGATCGCTGCCGCGAACTGGAAGTGcaacggcaccaccgcctccatcgaGAAGCTGGTGCAGGTGCTCAACGAGCACATCATCTCCCATGACGTGCAGTGCGTCGTGGCGCCGACCTTTGTGCACATCCCATTGGTTCAGGCGACGCTCCGCAACCCCAAGTACGTCGTCAGCGCCGAGAACGCGATCGCCAAGAGCGGCGCCTTCACCGGTGAAGTGTCGATGCCGATCCTGAAGGACCTGGGCATCAACTGGGTCATTCTCGGCCACTCGGAGCGTCGCACCTACTACGGCGAGACGGACGAGATTGTAGCGCAAAAGGTTGCGGCTGCGTGCGAGCAGGGCTTCATGGTGATCGCGTGTATTGgagagacgctgcagcagcgtgaagCAAACCAGACAGCGAAGGTGGTGCTGAGCCAGACGTCAGCGATCGCCGCGAAGGTGCCGAAGGAGGCGTGGTCCCAGATTGTGCTCGCCTACGAGCCCGTGTGGGCCATTGGCACCGGCAAGGTCGCCACGcccgagcaggcgcaggaggtgcaCGCTCTGTTGCGCAAGTGGGTGAGCGAGAAGGTCGGCGCCGATGTCGCCACGAAGCTCCGCATCCTGTACGGCGGCTCCGTCAGCGCCAGCAATGCCAAGACGCTCTACATGAAGGCTGACATCAACGGCTTCCTGGTCGGCGGCGCTTCCCTCAAGCCGGAGTTTCGCGACATCATTGATGCAACCCGGTAA